One part of the Nostoc sp. PCC 7120 = FACHB-418 genome encodes these proteins:
- a CDS encoding SDR family NAD(P)-dependent oxidoreductase — translation MTTLTGKTVLLTGASRGLGVYIARALAKEQATVVCVSRSQSGLAQTCNAVKAAGGKAIAIPFDVRNTSQLSALVQQAQDIVGPIDVLINNAGIEINGTFANYSLAEIQSIFNTNLLAAMELTRLLLPSMMERGSGRIVNIASLAGKKGVAFNSVYSASKAGLIMWTDAMRQELVGTGVNISVVCPGYVSQTGMTVDTRVSAPKLAGISTPKSVANAVVKAIKNKTTEVIVNQNPITESLTKLMLAVGQISPTSVDRIYRWFGVVDFNQKRAENRVKDGYVAVESHRS, via the coding sequence ATGACAACTCTTACAGGTAAGACAGTACTTTTAACCGGCGCTTCACGCGGTCTTGGTGTCTACATTGCTCGTGCTTTGGCGAAAGAACAGGCAACGGTAGTTTGTGTTTCTCGTTCTCAATCAGGATTAGCCCAAACGTGTAATGCGGTTAAGGCTGCTGGTGGTAAAGCGATCGCTATTCCTTTTGATGTGAGGAACACATCACAATTATCGGCTCTTGTCCAGCAGGCTCAAGATATTGTCGGCCCTATTGATGTCTTGATTAACAATGCTGGCATCGAAATTAACGGAACTTTTGCGAATTACTCTCTAGCGGAAATCCAATCAATCTTCAACACTAATCTATTGGCTGCTATGGAATTAACACGTTTGTTACTACCCAGCATGATGGAACGCGGTAGTGGTCGGATTGTCAATATTGCTTCTTTAGCTGGTAAAAAGGGCGTTGCTTTCAACAGCGTTTACTCAGCTAGCAAGGCAGGTTTGATTATGTGGACTGATGCGATGCGTCAGGAATTAGTTGGTACTGGTGTCAACATTTCGGTGGTTTGTCCAGGCTATGTCTCGCAAACTGGGATGACTGTTGATACTCGTGTCTCTGCGCCCAAATTAGCAGGTATTTCTACGCCCAAAAGTGTAGCTAATGCCGTTGTTAAAGCTATTAAAAATAAAACAACCGAAGTAATTGTCAATCAAAATCCCATCACGGAAAGTTTGACAAAATTGATGTTGGCTGTGGGACAAATTTCTCCCACTTCGGTGGACAGAATTTATCGTTGGTTCGGTGTAGTGGATTTCAACCAAAAACGGGCGGAAAATAGAGTCAAAGACGGCTATGTAGCTGTTGAGTCTCATCGCTCATGA
- the hetI gene encoding 4'-phosphopantetheinyl transferase HetI has product MLQHTWLPKPPNLTLLSDEVHLWRIPLDQPESQLQDLAATLSSDELARANRFYFPEHRRRFTAGRGILRSILGGYLGVEPGQVKFDYESRGKPILGDRFAESGLLFNLSHSQNLALCAVNYTRQIGIDLEYLRPTSDLESLAKRFFLPREYELLRSLPDEQKQKIFFRYWTCKEAYLKATGDGIAKLEEIEIALTPTEPAKLQTAPAWSLLELVPDDNCVAAVAVAGFGWQPKFWHY; this is encoded by the coding sequence TTGTTGCAGCATACTTGGCTACCAAAACCCCCAAATTTAACCTTATTGTCAGATGAAGTTCATCTCTGGCGCATTCCCCTTGACCAACCAGAATCACAGCTACAGGATTTAGCCGCTACCTTATCTAGTGACGAATTAGCCCGTGCAAACAGATTTTATTTTCCCGAACATCGCCGGCGTTTTACTGCTGGTCGTGGTATTCTCCGCAGTATCTTGGGGGGCTATTTGGGTGTGGAACCAGGGCAAGTTAAATTTGATTATGAATCCCGTGGTAAACCAATATTAGGCGATCGCTTTGCCGAGAGTGGTTTATTATTTAACTTGTCACACTCCCAGAACTTGGCCTTGTGTGCAGTCAATTACACGCGCCAAATCGGCATCGATTTAGAATATCTCCGCCCCACATCTGATTTAGAATCCCTTGCCAAAAGGTTCTTTTTACCGCGAGAATATGAATTATTGCGATCGCTACCCGATGAGCAAAAACAAAAAATTTTCTTTCGTTACTGGACTTGTAAAGAGGCTTATCTTAAAGCAACGGGTGACGGCATCGCTAAATTAGAGGAAATTGAAATAGCACTAACTCCCACAGAACCAGCTAAGTTACAGACAGCTCCAGCGTGGAGTCTCCTAGAGCTAGTGCCAGATGATAATTGTGTTGCTGCTGTTGCCGTGGCGGGTTTTGGCTGGCAGCCAAAATTCTGGCATTATTGA